Proteins encoded by one window of Dryocola sp. LX212:
- a CDS encoding histidine phosphatase family protein — protein MKVTVNWLIGLCLFMGISQSYAADVTIYLTRHGKTMFNTVHRAQGWADTPLTAPGVEVARLLGKGLKEVNFYSVYASDAGRARETARLIMEAKSTPFTLNESKGLREVGVGIFEGDLDPNMWGAAAKQAGFSSETALMKSYGEGKTTLAEMIDAIAAADSSGIAERYNTVAERMERSILSIARAAHGDEQRNVLVVSHGLAIGMLLEKLGYTELKKPLENASVTKIRYTDEGKLIVESVGDMSYVEQGRAQEKR, from the coding sequence ATGAAAGTTACAGTAAATTGGCTGATTGGCCTGTGTCTTTTTATGGGTATAAGTCAGAGTTATGCTGCCGATGTGACTATCTATCTTACGCGCCATGGTAAGACGATGTTTAATACGGTTCATCGCGCGCAGGGCTGGGCCGACACGCCGCTGACCGCACCTGGTGTAGAGGTGGCCCGCCTGCTGGGCAAGGGGCTGAAAGAGGTAAACTTTTACTCGGTTTATGCCAGCGATGCCGGACGGGCAAGGGAAACCGCCCGGTTGATCATGGAGGCTAAATCGACGCCTTTCACCTTAAATGAAAGCAAGGGGCTCAGAGAAGTGGGTGTTGGTATCTTTGAAGGCGATCTCGATCCCAATATGTGGGGAGCCGCTGCGAAACAGGCTGGTTTTTCATCTGAAACTGCTCTGATGAAGAGTTACGGTGAAGGAAAAACGACGCTTGCCGAAATGATTGATGCTATCGCTGCTGCCGACAGCAGCGGTATAGCGGAACGTTATAATACTGTCGCAGAACGTATGGAGCGCAGCATTTTAAGTATCGCACGCGCCGCGCACGGCGACGAGCAACGTAATGTTCTCGTCGTTTCTCACGGATTGGCGATAGGGATGCTGCTTGAAAAACTTGGCTACACGGAGCTGAAAAAGCCGCTTGAAAATGCCAGCGTCACCAAAATTCGCTACACCGATGAAGGAAAACTGATCGTAGAATCGGTGGGGGATATGAGCTACGTCGAGCAGGGTAGAGCGCAGGAGAAGCGTTAG
- a CDS encoding alpha/beta hydrolase — protein sequence MSLEPAIEALVDEFIAAGRPSSRQQTIDERRAGYLASTTLAGETETRVDVKDIRLDGMTLRVFSPLNASGDLPAVIYYHGGCFVSGSFATHDNQLRQLCYYSGCRVIAVKYRLAPEHTYPAAHDDAERAANAVRNNAELLEVNREGITLAGDSAGGHIALVTALRLKGSGKWQPARLVLIYPMLDATAESVSYQENGYDYIITRDMLLSGYEAYMADLEPMDAEASPLYREDFSGLPPVHIITAEYDPLRNEGEVLHECLMEHGVDSTCQRYLGVIHGFFQLGGISPAARSAMQDIAWRVRR from the coding sequence ATGTCTTTAGAACCCGCCATCGAGGCGCTGGTTGATGAGTTTATCGCCGCCGGTCGCCCCTCTTCACGCCAGCAAACTATCGACGAACGCCGCGCCGGGTATCTCGCCAGCACGACCCTGGCCGGTGAAACGGAAACCCGCGTAGACGTAAAAGACATCAGGCTTGATGGCATGACGCTACGCGTGTTCTCCCCGCTTAACGCATCCGGCGATCTACCCGCCGTTATCTACTACCACGGCGGATGCTTTGTGAGCGGCAGCTTTGCCACCCATGACAACCAGCTGCGCCAGCTTTGCTACTACAGCGGCTGCCGGGTGATTGCCGTGAAGTATCGCCTGGCTCCGGAGCACACGTATCCGGCAGCGCATGACGACGCTGAGCGTGCGGCCAATGCCGTCCGGAACAATGCAGAGCTTCTGGAAGTGAACCGCGAAGGTATTACGCTTGCGGGCGACAGTGCCGGGGGCCATATTGCCCTGGTCACCGCGCTGCGGCTGAAGGGCTCCGGGAAATGGCAGCCCGCGCGGCTGGTGCTGATTTACCCGATGCTGGACGCCACGGCGGAGTCCGTCAGCTATCAGGAAAATGGCTACGACTACATTATCACCCGCGATATGCTGCTTTCGGGTTACGAAGCCTATATGGCGGATCTCGAGCCAATGGATGCGGAAGCCAGCCCGCTGTACCGCGAAGATTTCAGCGGCCTGCCGCCGGTGCATATTATTACGGCCGAGTACGATCCGCTGCGCAACGAAGGCGAAGTGCTGCACGAATGCCTGATGGAGCATGGCGTGGATTCCACCTGCCAGCGCTATCTTGGCGTGATCCACGGTTTCTTCCAGCTCGGCGGGATCAGCCCGGCTGCGCGAAGCGCGATGCAGGATATTGCGTGGCGGGTGAGGCGGTAG
- the fdhE gene encoding formate dehydrogenase accessory protein FdhE → MSIRIVPQDQLDKSEKRTADMIPPLLFPRLKNLYNRRAERLRELATDNPLGDFLRFAALIAHAQEVVLYDHPLQIDLTALLQKSAETGKPPLDIHVLPRDPHWQQLLNSLIAELKPEMDGQALAVIENLEKASSLELEEMATSLFNADFAQVSSDKAPFIWAALSLYWAQMASLIPGKAKAEYGEQRQFCPVCGSMPVSSVVQIGTTSGLRYLHCNLCETEWHVVRVKCSNCEQTRDLNYWSLDSEQSAIKAESCGDCGTYLKLLYQEKDAKVEAVADDLASLVLDARMEQEGFARSSINPFLFPGEGE, encoded by the coding sequence ATGAGTATTCGCATAGTCCCGCAAGATCAGCTGGATAAGAGCGAGAAACGCACGGCGGACATGATCCCACCGTTATTGTTCCCCAGGCTGAAAAATCTCTACAACCGCCGCGCTGAACGACTGCGCGAGCTGGCAACCGATAATCCGCTGGGTGATTTCCTGCGCTTTGCTGCGCTTATCGCCCACGCGCAGGAAGTGGTTTTGTACGACCACCCGCTGCAGATAGATTTAACCGCGCTGCTCCAAAAATCAGCCGAGACGGGCAAGCCGCCGCTGGATATTCACGTTCTGCCGCGCGACCCGCACTGGCAGCAGCTGCTGAATTCGTTAATCGCCGAGCTAAAGCCGGAGATGGACGGCCAGGCGCTGGCGGTGATTGAAAATCTGGAGAAGGCCTCTTCCCTGGAGCTGGAAGAGATGGCAACGTCGCTGTTTAACGCCGACTTTGCGCAGGTTTCCAGCGATAAAGCCCCGTTCATCTGGGCAGCGCTGTCGCTTTACTGGGCGCAGATGGCAAGCCTCATCCCCGGCAAAGCGAAAGCCGAATATGGCGAACAACGCCAGTTCTGCCCGGTGTGCGGCTCAATGCCCGTGTCGAGCGTGGTCCAGATTGGCACCACCAGCGGCCTGCGCTACCTGCACTGCAACCTGTGCGAAACCGAGTGGCACGTGGTGCGCGTAAAATGCAGCAACTGCGAACAGACCCGCGATTTGAACTACTGGTCGCTGGACAGCGAACAGTCGGCCATCAAAGCGGAAAGCTGCGGCGACTGTGGCACCTACCTGAAACTGCTGTATCAGGAGAAGGATGCCAAAGTGGAAGCCGTGGCGGACGACCTGGCCTCGCTGGTGCTGGACGCGCGCATGGAGCAGGAAGGCTTCGCCCGCAGCAGCATCAACCCTTTCCTGTTCCCAGGGGAAGGCGAGTAA
- the fdoI gene encoding formate dehydrogenase cytochrome b556 subunit: MKKQVTIQRYSAPERINHWVTAFCFVLAAVSGLGFFFPSFNWLMHILGTPQLARILHPFVGVVMFASFIIMFFRYWHHNLINRDDIFWAKNIRKIVVNEEVGDTGRYNFGQKCVFWAAIILLVLLLASGVVIWRPYFAPAFSIPVIRAALMVHSFAAVALIVVIMVHIYAALWVKGTITAMVEGWVTTTWAKKHHPKWYREVRRKEQNKLD; encoded by the coding sequence ATGAAAAAACAAGTGACTATTCAGCGCTACAGCGCCCCTGAGCGCATCAACCACTGGGTCACCGCCTTCTGCTTCGTGCTGGCGGCGGTGAGCGGGCTGGGGTTCTTCTTCCCCTCCTTCAACTGGCTGATGCACATTCTGGGCACGCCGCAGCTGGCGCGCATCCTGCACCCGTTCGTGGGCGTGGTGATGTTTGCCTCGTTTATCATCATGTTTTTCCGCTACTGGCATCACAACCTCATCAATCGGGATGATATCTTTTGGGCGAAGAATATTCGTAAGATCGTCGTTAATGAGGAGGTGGGCGACACCGGGCGGTATAACTTCGGCCAGAAATGTGTGTTCTGGGCGGCGATTATTCTGCTGGTGCTGCTGCTGGCGAGCGGTGTGGTTATCTGGCGGCCTTACTTCGCGCCTGCGTTCTCCATCCCGGTTATTCGCGCTGCGCTGATGGTGCATTCATTTGCCGCAGTCGCGTTAATTGTGGTGATCATGGTGCATATCTATGCTGCACTGTGGGTAAAAGGCACGATTACCGCAATGGTGGAAGGCTGGGTCACCACGACCTGGGCCAAAAAACATCACCCGAAATGGTATCGCGAGGTTCGCCGGAAAGAACAAAACAAGCTGGACTGA
- a CDS encoding YgdI/YgdR family lipoprotein, with protein MKKLLSFALLAGVALSVTACSSNYVMSTKTGEMIITHGKPEVDKETGLTRYTDQQGIEHEINNDQISQMIKKD; from the coding sequence ATGAAAAAACTGCTTTCTTTCGCGCTGCTCGCTGGCGTTGCGCTGTCCGTTACCGCCTGTTCCAGCAACTACGTGATGTCCACCAAAACGGGCGAAATGATCATCACCCACGGCAAGCCGGAAGTGGATAAAGAAACCGGCCTGACCCGCTACACCGACCAGCAGGGCATCGAGCATGAGATCAACAACGACCAGATCTCGCAGATGATTAAGAAAGACTAA
- the fdxH gene encoding formate dehydrogenase subunit beta, translated as MAYQSQDIIRRSATNGFTPAPQARDHQQEVAKLIDVTTCIGCKACQVACSEWNDIRDEVGHNVGVYDNPADLTAKSWTVMRFSEVEQNDKLEWLIRKDGCMHCADPGCLKACPSEGAIIQYANGIVDFQSEQCIGCGYCIAGCPFDIPRLNPEDNRVYKCTLCVDRVTVGQEPACVKTCPTGAIHFGSKDDMKVLAGERVAELKTRGYDNAGLYDPAGVGGTHVMYVLHHADKPTLYHGLPENPSISPTVKFWKGVWKPLAAIGFAATFAASVFHYVGVGPNRAEIDDDNLHHDDDEVRKP; from the coding sequence ATGGCTTATCAATCTCAGGACATTATCCGTCGTTCCGCCACCAACGGCTTCACGCCCGCCCCCCAGGCGCGGGATCACCAGCAGGAGGTGGCGAAGCTCATCGACGTCACCACCTGCATCGGCTGCAAGGCCTGCCAGGTGGCGTGTTCGGAGTGGAACGACATCCGCGATGAGGTGGGGCACAACGTCGGGGTTTATGACAACCCGGCGGATCTGACCGCCAAATCCTGGACCGTAATGCGCTTTTCGGAAGTGGAGCAAAACGACAAGCTGGAGTGGCTTATCCGCAAGGATGGCTGCATGCACTGCGCGGATCCCGGCTGCCTGAAGGCGTGCCCGTCGGAAGGGGCGATCATCCAGTATGCCAACGGCATCGTCGACTTCCAGTCTGAGCAGTGCATCGGCTGCGGCTACTGCATTGCGGGCTGCCCGTTCGACATACCGCGCCTGAACCCGGAGGACAACCGCGTCTACAAATGCACCCTGTGCGTGGACCGAGTGACCGTCGGCCAGGAGCCTGCCTGCGTGAAAACCTGCCCGACCGGCGCAATTCATTTCGGTTCGAAAGACGACATGAAAGTGCTGGCCGGCGAGCGGGTCGCGGAGCTGAAAACCCGTGGCTACGACAACGCCGGGCTGTACGATCCGGCGGGAGTTGGCGGCACCCACGTGATGTACGTGCTGCATCATGCGGACAAGCCGACGCTCTACCACGGCCTGCCCGAAAACCCGTCTATCAGCCCAACGGTGAAATTCTGGAAAGGCGTCTGGAAGCCGCTGGCCGCCATCGGCTTTGCCGCGACCTTTGCCGCCAGCGTGTTTCACTATGTGGGGGTCGGCCCGAACCGTGCCGAAATCGATGATGACAACCTGCATCATGACGATGACGAGGTGCGCAAGCCATGA
- a CDS encoding OprD family outer membrane porin: MDILNVPVTNSRVRQLTRHVGGLPIKHYYYLFALSGLLGATPVLAQLAESEMPKNVDSFISDSHLDMALRNQWKYLKENASQPKEVHNAWGQSATLNFESGYLWDVIGFDASYSQVIKLAASDYFSTRALLYNDGQGMDKKNAKGFNKFGQRYLKVKAGDESAGLKAKIGWHELKNFGVLTTSNRLTKNSYFGYSGSLVYDRLQLDFGWLSDSINRDSPNKSHFQTADRRNIANVRTGGLSWKNDKMRLSYGYGEAKDYQRRHAVEMAWQPLENWTLASQVYGSEALAGYKKMAAGKKEYDNQAWHYVGEIRWQDPRWLFKFAAAHTNAHKESGVGIYGRHIAKNSRGRFNALTSAGVDYMRDGETALALYGQYQTHRTLTSGLQLNYGQFSYKDNLVRSGEVSLINVWAPDSAPLKDLSVFINVGYGWHYKNVNATPTLSDSGKYMRSPSLSSEIVVDYRFGLF, translated from the coding sequence ATGGATATATTAAATGTTCCAGTAACAAATAGTAGAGTCAGGCAGCTAACCCGCCATGTCGGCGGCTTGCCAATAAAACATTATTATTACCTGTTTGCATTATCTGGTTTGCTAGGGGCAACGCCGGTCCTGGCGCAATTAGCAGAAAGTGAAATGCCGAAAAATGTTGATAGCTTTATTAGCGATTCCCATCTGGATATGGCATTGCGCAACCAATGGAAATATTTGAAAGAAAATGCGTCACAGCCTAAAGAAGTCCATAATGCCTGGGGGCAAAGCGCTACGCTAAATTTTGAATCAGGTTATCTGTGGGACGTTATTGGGTTTGATGCAAGCTACAGCCAGGTCATTAAGCTCGCGGCCAGCGATTACTTTTCCACCCGTGCACTGCTCTATAACGACGGTCAGGGAATGGATAAAAAGAACGCCAAAGGCTTCAATAAATTTGGCCAGCGCTACCTTAAAGTTAAAGCTGGTGATGAGAGTGCGGGGCTGAAGGCGAAAATTGGCTGGCATGAGCTAAAGAATTTCGGTGTTCTGACGACCTCTAATCGATTGACTAAAAACAGTTATTTTGGCTACAGCGGCTCACTGGTATATGACCGTTTGCAGCTTGATTTCGGCTGGTTAAGCGACAGCATTAACCGTGACTCACCGAATAAAAGCCATTTTCAAACGGCGGACAGGCGCAATATCGCCAATGTACGGACCGGCGGACTGAGCTGGAAAAACGATAAAATGCGCCTTTCTTATGGCTATGGCGAAGCAAAAGATTACCAGCGTCGCCACGCCGTAGAAATGGCATGGCAACCCCTGGAAAACTGGACCCTGGCTTCGCAGGTATATGGCAGCGAGGCACTGGCGGGATATAAAAAAATGGCTGCCGGGAAAAAGGAATACGATAATCAGGCCTGGCACTATGTGGGGGAGATCCGCTGGCAGGACCCACGTTGGTTATTTAAATTCGCAGCGGCGCATACTAATGCTCATAAAGAGTCAGGCGTAGGCATTTATGGCCGTCATATTGCTAAAAACAGCCGCGGACGTTTTAACGCATTAACCTCAGCCGGGGTGGATTATATGCGCGATGGCGAAACCGCGCTGGCGCTGTATGGCCAGTATCAGACGCACCGTACATTAACCAGCGGTTTACAGCTAAATTACGGTCAGTTCAGCTATAAAGATAACCTTGTTCGTTCAGGCGAGGTGTCATTAATTAATGTCTGGGCGCCCGATAGCGCGCCGCTCAAAGATTTATCAGTGTTTATAAACGTCGGTTACGGCTGGCATTATAAGAATGTTAACGCCACACCTACACTAAGTGATTCCGGGAAATATATGCGTTCCCCAAGCTTGTCTTCTGAAATTGTCGTGGATTACCGCTTTGGGCTTTTTTGA
- the yicI gene encoding alpha-xylosidase: MKISDGNWLIQPGLALIHPIQVFDVEQNGNEMVVYAGTKDVSERGNQLDTPLFTLRFFSPQEGIVGVRIEHFQGAVNNGPHYPLNVLQDVKVEMQNNEKFAELKSGSLTVRVTKGSEWALDFLRDGVRITGSAFKNNGYVQDANTGRTHVFERLDLGVGEAVYGLGERFTALVKNGQTVETWNRDGGTSTEQSYKNIPFYLTNRGYGVLVNHPECVSFEVGSEKVSKVQFSVEGEYLEYFVIDGPTPKAVLDRYTRFTGRPALPPAWSFGLWLTTSFTTNYDEATVNSFIDGMAERNLPLHVFHFDCFWMKAFQWCDFEWDPVTFPDPEGMLKRLKARGLKICVWINPYIGQKSPLFREGMEKDYLLKRPNGAVWQWDKWQPGQAIVDFTNPQACEWYAGHLKRLVRMGVDCFKTDFGERIPTDVVWHDGSDPQKMHNHYAFIYNELVWNVLKQELGEEEAVLFARSASVGAQQFPVHWGGDCYANYESMAESLRGGLSLGMSGFGFWSHDIGGFENTAPAHVYKRWCAFGLLSSHSRLHGSKSYRVPWAYDDEACDVVRHFTQWKSRMMPYLYRQAAYAAETGTPMMRAMMLEFPDDPGCDYLDRQYMLGESVMVAPVFSEAGDVQFYLPEGRWTHLFSNREAQGSRWHKEQHGFQSLPVYVRDNTLLALGNNDQKPDYAWHEGTAFQLFNLEDGREALCEVPAADGKVIFTLKVKREGNALTVQGEGQAKAWTLCLRNISKVQGVQQGKSQMGEQGVVITPDSAGSRMVIEL, translated from the coding sequence ATGAAAATTAGTGACGGTAACTGGCTGATCCAGCCTGGGCTTGCGTTGATTCACCCGATTCAGGTGTTCGACGTGGAGCAAAACGGTAACGAGATGGTGGTCTACGCCGGGACGAAAGACGTCAGCGAACGCGGCAACCAGCTGGATACTCCGCTGTTCACCCTGCGCTTCTTCTCCCCGCAGGAGGGCATTGTCGGGGTGCGTATCGAGCACTTCCAGGGCGCGGTGAACAACGGTCCGCACTACCCGCTGAACGTGCTGCAAGACGTAAAAGTCGAGATGCAGAACAACGAGAAGTTCGCGGAGCTGAAAAGCGGCAGCCTGACCGTGCGCGTCACCAAAGGCAGCGAGTGGGCGCTGGATTTCCTGCGCGACGGCGTGCGCATCACCGGCAGCGCGTTCAAGAACAACGGCTACGTGCAGGATGCGAATACGGGCCGCACGCATGTGTTTGAACGCCTGGACCTGGGCGTGGGCGAAGCGGTGTACGGCCTGGGCGAGCGCTTTACCGCGCTGGTGAAAAACGGCCAGACGGTGGAAACCTGGAACCGCGACGGCGGCACCAGCACCGAACAATCCTACAAAAACATCCCGTTCTACCTCACCAACCGCGGCTACGGCGTGCTGGTGAACCATCCGGAATGCGTCTCCTTCGAGGTGGGCTCAGAAAAAGTCTCCAAGGTGCAGTTCAGCGTCGAAGGGGAGTATCTCGAATATTTCGTGATCGACGGCCCGACGCCGAAAGCGGTGCTGGACCGCTACACCCGCTTCACCGGCCGTCCAGCGCTGCCGCCGGCCTGGTCGTTCGGCCTGTGGCTCACCACCTCGTTCACCACCAACTACGACGAGGCGACGGTCAACAGCTTCATCGACGGCATGGCGGAGCGCAACCTGCCGCTGCACGTCTTCCACTTCGACTGCTTCTGGATGAAGGCCTTCCAGTGGTGCGACTTCGAGTGGGACCCGGTGACCTTCCCGGACCCGGAGGGAATGCTCAAACGCCTGAAGGCGCGCGGCCTGAAAATCTGCGTGTGGATAAACCCCTACATCGGCCAGAAATCGCCGCTGTTCCGCGAGGGGATGGAGAAGGACTACCTGCTGAAACGCCCGAACGGCGCGGTGTGGCAGTGGGATAAATGGCAGCCGGGGCAGGCGATTGTCGACTTCACCAACCCGCAGGCCTGCGAGTGGTATGCCGGGCACCTGAAGCGCCTGGTGCGCATGGGCGTGGACTGCTTTAAAACCGACTTCGGCGAGCGCATCCCGACGGACGTGGTGTGGCACGACGGCAGCGATCCGCAGAAAATGCACAACCATTATGCGTTCATCTACAACGAACTGGTGTGGAACGTGTTGAAACAGGAGCTGGGTGAAGAAGAGGCGGTGCTGTTTGCCCGCTCGGCCTCCGTGGGCGCGCAGCAGTTCCCGGTTCACTGGGGCGGCGACTGCTACGCCAACTATGAATCCATGGCAGAGAGCCTGCGCGGCGGGCTGTCGCTCGGCATGTCCGGCTTCGGGTTCTGGAGCCACGACATCGGCGGCTTCGAGAACACCGCGCCTGCCCACGTCTATAAGCGCTGGTGCGCGTTCGGGCTGCTTTCCAGCCACAGCCGCCTGCACGGCAGCAAATCCTATCGCGTGCCGTGGGCGTACGACGATGAAGCCTGTGATGTGGTGCGCCACTTCACGCAGTGGAAGTCCCGCATGATGCCGTATCTGTACCGTCAGGCGGCCTACGCTGCTGAAACCGGGACGCCGATGATGCGCGCCATGATGCTGGAGTTTCCGGACGATCCGGGCTGCGACTATCTGGACCGCCAGTACATGCTGGGCGAGTCGGTGATGGTAGCGCCGGTATTCAGCGAGGCGGGGGACGTGCAGTTCTACCTGCCGGAAGGACGCTGGACGCACCTGTTCAGCAACCGTGAGGCACAGGGCAGCCGCTGGCACAAAGAGCAGCACGGCTTCCAGAGCCTGCCGGTCTACGTGCGGGACAACACGCTGCTGGCGCTGGGTAATAATGACCAGAAGCCGGACTACGCCTGGCACGAAGGCACCGCCTTCCAGCTGTTTAACCTTGAGGATGGCCGTGAAGCGCTGTGCGAAGTCCCGGCGGCGGACGGTAAAGTCATCTTCACGCTGAAGGTGAAGCGCGAAGGTAACGCGCTGACGGTGCAGGGTGAAGGGCAGGCAAAAGCGTGGACGCTGTGCCTGCGTAACATCAGCAAAGTGCAGGGCGTGCAGCAGGGCAAGAGCCAAATGGGCGAGCAGGGCGTGGTGATTACCCCGGATTCTGCCGGGTCACGGATGGTGATTGAGCTGTAG